A genomic region of Arachis hypogaea cultivar Tifrunner chromosome 5, arahy.Tifrunner.gnm2.J5K5, whole genome shotgun sequence contains the following coding sequences:
- the LOC112801118 gene encoding probable cyclic nucleotide-gated ion channel 20, chloroplastic isoform X1, with the protein MCLNDLLAGVGNAGVGVLDAICMESKWKLYLGNSTIMYPGDLIEMIVFIVHGKLEIKDSSGTSGHISDGDACCQGLLFWYLQRALSNSNTDGDKLFFPEERFLSTKSITCLTDVEVFVVEVTDLEKILTRFTKFLHTPRIEEAIKRHKMLERLHEESGSHFD; encoded by the exons ATGTGTTTGAATGATTTGCTTGCAGGGGTTGGTAATGCTGGTGTTGGTGTTCTTGATGCTATCTGTATGGAATCAAAGTGGAAGCTGTACTTGGGAAACAGTACAATCATGTATCCAGGTGACTTAATAGAAATGATAGTCTTTATTGTGCATGGAAAACTGGAGATCAAGGACAGCAGTGGAACAAGCGGCCACATATCTGATGGGGATGCATGTTGCCAAGGACTCCTTTTCTGGTATCTTCAGAGAGCTTTATCGAATAGTAACACAG ATGGTGACAAATTATTTTTTCCTGAAGAAAGATTTCTGAGCACCAAGAGCATAACTTGTTTAACAGATGTGGAGGTATTTGTAGTTGAAGTCACTGACCTTGAAAAGATCCTAACTCGGTTTACAAAATTCTTGCACACTCCACGTATTGAAGAGGCCATAAAAAG GCACAAAATGCTTGAAAGGCTGCATGAAGAATCAGGAAGCCACTTTGATTAG
- the LOC112801118 gene encoding uncharacterized protein isoform X3, producing MPSPSSSRLATVIVVFSSFDAVAVVFWTQHFAVVSLASTATKVRFSAKRSRPKRTSTSRNEREREVGETEAASWEGKGKDGQKTLLTRGW from the exons ATGCCGTCACCATCGTCTTCTAGACTCGCAACCGTCATCGTCGTCTTCTCCAGTTTCGACGCCGTCGCCGTTGTCTTCTGGACTCAACATTTCGCGGTGGTTTCTCTCGCTTCTACAGCGACAAAGGTAAGGTTCTCAGCGAAGAGGAGTAGGCCAAAGAGAACGTCTACATCAAG aaacgagagagagagagaggttggaGAAACAGAAGCAGCAAGCTGGGAAGGAAAAGGCAAAGATGGACAAAAAACGCTTCTGACAAG GGGTTGGTAA
- the LOC112801118 gene encoding probable cyclic nucleotide-gated ion channel 20, chloroplastic isoform X2, with protein sequence MESKWKLYLGNSTIMYPGDLIEMIVFIVHGKLEIKDSSGTSGHISDGDACCQGLLFWYLQRALSNSNTDGDKLFFPEERFLSTKSITCLTDVEVFVVEVTDLEKILTRFTKFLHTPRIEEAIKRHKMLERLHEESGSHFD encoded by the exons ATGGAATCAAAGTGGAAGCTGTACTTGGGAAACAGTACAATCATGTATCCAGGTGACTTAATAGAAATGATAGTCTTTATTGTGCATGGAAAACTGGAGATCAAGGACAGCAGTGGAACAAGCGGCCACATATCTGATGGGGATGCATGTTGCCAAGGACTCCTTTTCTGGTATCTTCAGAGAGCTTTATCGAATAGTAACACAG ATGGTGACAAATTATTTTTTCCTGAAGAAAGATTTCTGAGCACCAAGAGCATAACTTGTTTAACAGATGTGGAGGTATTTGTAGTTGAAGTCACTGACCTTGAAAAGATCCTAACTCGGTTTACAAAATTCTTGCACACTCCACGTATTGAAGAGGCCATAAAAAG GCACAAAATGCTTGAAAGGCTGCATGAAGAATCAGGAAGCCACTTTGATTAG